In the Candidatus Electrothrix rattekaaiensis genome, one interval contains:
- a CDS encoding MraY family glycosyltransferase has protein sequence MTTLLFIFVAACLIALALTPAVRQLALHFDLTDKPSARKIHSKKTPRIGGVALFISFFLPFLFLFVFRRYSVAAQHFFADNSNLCFVTGALFIFLLGLLDDVRELSFLFKIFGQLLVALFVYTCGFQITTVTTPFGADFSIGFLSLPLTVFWFLLVINAINLIDGLDGLAAGICLFVSLSMLFVCAVNGRLTAAFAFAALAGALVGFLRYNFYPASIFMGDSGSYFLGYCLAALSIGGTIKGQVATAMLIPIIALGVPLMDTIWAPLRRFINGQRMFQPDNKHIHHRLVKLGFTHRRAVLSLYVLTVLLGISSMLLVHAQNDTSALILFVLGIGLIGLLRYLSDSKLLNIHDIASWARDLTDETGLSIQRRLFFQHQRRIASACDPETLWEAVCVSLDMLEFDYAEFHFIEQQPVVAAGRSRRRFSWAEEDKDKISPIPKESFLRIELPIHNLLTDRMEVSNFGTLLLLKDMRHTATEPYLLKRVEQLRRSMIVALEKIAEIRTELPQ, from the coding sequence ACCTGACTGATAAGCCGTCAGCACGCAAGATACACAGCAAAAAAACACCTCGGATTGGGGGAGTTGCTCTTTTTATAAGTTTTTTTCTGCCCTTTCTGTTTTTGTTTGTGTTCCGCAGGTATAGCGTAGCGGCGCAGCATTTTTTTGCCGACAACAGCAACCTCTGTTTTGTTACCGGAGCACTTTTTATCTTTCTGCTCGGACTGTTGGACGATGTACGAGAACTCAGTTTTTTGTTCAAAATATTCGGCCAACTGCTGGTTGCTCTTTTTGTTTATACTTGTGGTTTTCAAATTACTACTGTCACAACCCCATTCGGGGCAGACTTTTCCATCGGATTTCTATCCCTCCCTCTGACAGTCTTCTGGTTTCTCCTTGTTATTAACGCTATTAATCTGATAGACGGGCTGGATGGCCTTGCCGCAGGGATTTGCCTCTTTGTTTCGCTTTCTATGCTCTTTGTTTGCGCAGTGAATGGACGGCTCACAGCCGCATTTGCTTTTGCAGCCTTGGCCGGTGCTTTGGTCGGATTTCTGCGTTATAATTTTTATCCGGCCTCTATTTTTATGGGAGACAGCGGCAGTTATTTCCTCGGTTACTGTTTGGCTGCTCTGAGTATTGGAGGTACGATCAAAGGACAAGTGGCCACAGCCATGTTGATTCCGATTATTGCTCTTGGCGTACCGCTGATGGATACCATATGGGCACCGCTCAGGCGATTCATCAACGGTCAGAGGATGTTTCAGCCGGATAATAAACATATTCATCACCGATTGGTCAAACTCGGTTTTACTCATCGACGAGCCGTATTGAGTCTCTATGTACTGACGGTTTTGCTGGGAATTTCTTCCATGCTCCTTGTTCATGCCCAGAATGACACTTCAGCACTCATTCTTTTTGTTCTCGGGATCGGCCTGATAGGTTTGCTCCGTTATCTCAGCGACTCTAAATTGCTCAATATCCATGATATCGCATCGTGGGCTCGTGATCTGACCGATGAGACGGGGCTCAGTATCCAACGGCGTCTTTTTTTTCAGCACCAGCGGAGGATTGCTTCAGCTTGTGATCCAGAGACACTTTGGGAGGCTGTCTGTGTCTCCTTAGATATGCTGGAGTTTGATTATGCAGAATTTCATTTTATTGAGCAACAGCCTGTTGTTGCTGCGGGAAGGTCGCGACGTAGGTTCAGCTGGGCAGAAGAAGATAAAGACAAGATTTCTCCAATTCCCAAAGAATCCTTTCTCAGAATTGAACTACCCATCCATAATTTGCTTACAGATAGGATGGAAGTCAGTAACTTTGGAACCCTGTTGCTTTTGAAAGATATGCGTCATACTGCAACAGAACCTTATTTACTGAAAAGGGTTGAACAATTGCGCAGGAGTATGATAGTGGCCTTGGAAAAAATTGCTGAAATCAGGACAGAGCTGCCGCAGTGA
- a CDS encoding EAL domain-containing protein, producing the protein MAKQYYFFLKKKFRRVKLTGKLSLLVVLGVLASVSVLGCYFDSFLEETFLEDAKSRILFGFQRLSTDLKTATEELKEGIFFVRTDENFLASVELINNYQDTKNYNAILLDEEKKLITQQLLNRVKLSLNHFIVLYDKHEELIAFVEQKPDGYHLHFISYEDGRKILYSRHEDERLFVKFPFPESLPVFFRHQVYYSHEDAKQGAVTYHVHKGKILVTSHVSIFNDELGSILMHIEMSHLFDDEYFKKISDDLGLIIRYSAEEKNASHAHLLTKIHHVKKLHVKQGKRAYFSTARISITSGGRYDKTSFYYHVALNKKKLLTTLAKNRRQFLLIIVVVTLLVLLILRVIFSRTLISPLDLLMEQIRKLEKQNYEQSALVQTGDELEEISKSINHLAETVQDRERALLASQKKLEHLSLHDSLTALPNRRLFIRRLQQAIRKARRNCSQLAVLFLDLDEFKQVNDTLGHDIGDQLLTQIALRLTENQELKSLTTARLGGNEFTILLDNVAGRNDIAATADQLLKIFRTPFTCSGYKLSATASIGIALCPDDGQDTVTLIKHADMAMYQAKETGRNHYSFFSAELAASVKRRIDQTNALKKAVRDCDEFHLLYQPKICLRTGRVESTEALVRWQSASLGFVLPDQFIRLAEESNLIIPLGEWIIDQAFRDFISFQQNGSPVKKICVNVSGIQLINSDIVLTVQQAIKRTGIRPEQIELEITEGSLATKEKKALQALDRLRAMHIDLAIDDFGTGYSSMSYLQQLPVTRLKIDKSFIDNLTTSEESNAIVQAIIALAKTFHLHITAEGVETEEQVKFLRKAGCDEIQGYFYAKPLSDEEFLIFSSTFTAAALS; encoded by the coding sequence ATGGCAAAGCAATACTATTTCTTTCTCAAAAAGAAGTTCAGAAGAGTAAAGTTAACAGGCAAACTCTCTCTGCTGGTTGTCCTTGGAGTTCTCGCTTCGGTCAGTGTGCTAGGCTGTTATTTTGATTCCTTTTTGGAGGAGACCTTTCTTGAAGACGCAAAAAGCCGCATATTATTCGGCTTTCAACGGCTGTCCACTGACTTAAAAACAGCAACAGAGGAGTTGAAGGAAGGAATTTTTTTTGTCAGAACAGATGAAAACTTCTTAGCCTCTGTTGAGCTGATCAATAATTATCAAGATACAAAAAACTACAACGCCATCCTGCTTGATGAAGAGAAAAAGCTCATTACGCAACAACTTCTCAACCGGGTCAAGCTTTCCCTTAATCATTTCATTGTGCTTTACGATAAACATGAAGAGCTGATTGCCTTTGTTGAGCAGAAACCGGACGGATATCATCTCCATTTCATCTCATATGAGGACGGGCGAAAGATTTTATACAGTCGGCATGAAGATGAGCGTCTCTTTGTCAAATTTCCCTTCCCGGAATCTTTACCTGTGTTTTTTCGACATCAGGTCTATTATTCTCACGAGGATGCAAAGCAAGGTGCTGTCACCTATCATGTACACAAAGGAAAAATACTCGTAACCTCTCATGTAAGCATATTTAACGATGAGCTGGGAAGTATTCTCATGCATATTGAAATGTCCCATCTCTTTGATGATGAATATTTCAAAAAAATTTCCGACGACCTTGGTCTTATCATCAGGTACAGTGCTGAAGAAAAAAATGCATCCCATGCCCACCTTCTGACAAAAATTCACCATGTCAAAAAATTGCATGTCAAACAGGGAAAAAGGGCCTATTTTAGCACGGCACGAATCAGTATTACCTCGGGAGGACGTTATGACAAGACCTCTTTTTATTACCACGTTGCCCTGAACAAGAAAAAACTACTGACGACCTTAGCAAAAAATAGACGGCAATTCCTGCTGATTATCGTCGTTGTCACCCTCTTGGTTCTGCTCATTTTGCGGGTGATCTTTTCCAGGACGCTTATCTCTCCTCTCGACCTGTTGATGGAGCAGATTCGTAAACTTGAGAAACAAAATTACGAGCAATCTGCTCTGGTGCAAACAGGGGATGAACTGGAAGAAATATCGAAAAGCATCAATCATCTTGCCGAAACAGTTCAAGATCGCGAACGAGCCCTCCTGGCATCTCAAAAAAAGCTTGAGCACCTCTCGCTCCATGATTCACTGACAGCACTTCCAAATAGAAGACTCTTTATCCGACGTCTACAGCAGGCGATAAGGAAAGCCCGGCGCAATTGCTCGCAGCTCGCAGTCTTATTTCTTGATCTTGATGAGTTTAAACAGGTAAATGATACATTGGGCCACGATATCGGTGATCAACTCTTGACTCAAATAGCCTTACGTCTGACCGAAAATCAGGAATTAAAATCTCTTACAACAGCACGGCTTGGTGGAAATGAATTCACTATACTTCTTGATAATGTTGCGGGGAGAAATGATATTGCGGCTACAGCTGATCAATTACTGAAAATCTTTCGCACACCGTTTACCTGCTCCGGGTATAAACTCAGTGCAACCGCCAGTATCGGCATAGCACTCTGTCCTGATGACGGTCAAGACACTGTAACCCTGATCAAACATGCAGACATGGCTATGTATCAGGCTAAAGAAACCGGACGCAACCATTATAGCTTTTTTTCCGCAGAGCTTGCTGCCAGCGTCAAGAGACGCATTGATCAAACGAATGCTCTGAAAAAAGCCGTGCGTGATTGTGACGAGTTTCATCTGCTTTATCAGCCAAAGATATGTTTACGAACAGGCAGGGTGGAAAGTACGGAAGCCCTAGTACGCTGGCAAAGTGCTTCATTGGGCTTTGTATTGCCTGATCAGTTTATTCGTTTGGCAGAAGAATCCAACCTTATCATTCCTCTAGGTGAATGGATTATTGACCAAGCCTTTCGAGACTTTATATCCTTTCAGCAAAACGGCTCTCCGGTAAAAAAAATATGTGTTAACGTTTCTGGAATACAGCTCATAAACAGCGATATCGTATTGACCGTACAACAGGCTATCAAACGGACCGGCATTCGACCGGAGCAGATTGAATTGGAGATAACCGAAGGTTCTCTGGCCACCAAGGAGAAAAAAGCCCTCCAAGCCTTGGATCGTCTCCGGGCAATGCATATAGACCTTGCAATAGACGACTTCGGTACCGGCTATTCCTCTATGAGCTACCTCCAACAACTCCCGGTTACTCGCCTAAAAATTGACAAATCATTTATAGACAATCTAACCACTTCAGAAGAAAGCAACGCTATTGTGCAGGCAATTATAGCCTTAGCCAAGACCTTTCATCTGCACATCACGGCAGAAGGCGTTGAAACAGAAGAACAGGTAAAATTTCTTCGTAAAGCAGGATGTGATGAGATCCAAGGATATTTTTATGCCAAGCCGCTCTCCGATGAAGAATTCCTGATATTTTCCTCCACATTCACTGCGGCAGCTCTGTCCTGA
- a CDS encoding substrate-binding domain-containing protein: MIPTVRFFFIIFAFVLLSSTAGPNLAPAREKVIAFAQDTLANDYRKAQVFEVRDAVAEHPGLRFTYSDANGQTSLLIRQIKKFIAAQVDVLIVGTNDPEAVVPVITKAHQLDIPVIILDRGINSTAYTTFINSDNIKIGEIGAQYIAEQMKGKGTVLLFEGLQKADVTQLRNKGFLDVMSRHKEIKVIRRTGNFLRKDTIIEMEKLIKEGVHIDAIFSESDSMLSGVRSALYRHGLDPKKILMIGCDYTSEAREAIRQGTQIGSILFPLGGRQAVQIALKILTGKKVPKHISLPVKLVTRKNVDEVPPVF, translated from the coding sequence GTGATACCCACTGTCAGATTCTTTTTTATCATTTTTGCGTTCGTCCTTCTTTCCTCTACAGCAGGGCCGAATTTAGCACCCGCCAGAGAAAAGGTTATTGCCTTTGCCCAAGATACTCTGGCCAATGACTACCGTAAAGCGCAAGTCTTCGAGGTTCGTGATGCTGTTGCCGAACATCCCGGCCTGAGGTTTACCTACTCAGATGCAAACGGCCAGACCTCCCTGCTGATTCGTCAAATAAAAAAATTCATTGCGGCACAGGTGGATGTGCTGATCGTGGGCACTAATGATCCTGAGGCTGTGGTGCCGGTTATCACAAAAGCGCACCAGCTCGACATCCCGGTTATCATTCTCGACAGAGGAATTAACAGCACAGCCTACACCACCTTTATTAATTCGGATAATATCAAAATCGGAGAAATCGGCGCGCAATATATTGCTGAACAGATGAAGGGCAAAGGAACAGTGCTGCTCTTTGAGGGCCTGCAAAAGGCGGACGTAACCCAACTGCGCAACAAGGGGTTTCTTGATGTAATGAGTCGCCACAAGGAAATCAAGGTCATCAGGAGAACAGGAAACTTTCTACGCAAGGATACCATTATTGAAATGGAAAAGCTTATTAAGGAAGGCGTTCATATTGATGCGATATTTTCTGAAAGCGATAGCATGCTCAGCGGGGTGCGTTCCGCCTTGTATCGTCACGGGCTGGATCCAAAAAAAATTCTCATGATAGGTTGTGATTATACTTCCGAGGCACGGGAAGCAATCCGCCAAGGAACCCAGATTGGTTCCATTCTTTTTCCCTTGGGTGGTCGTCAAGCCGTTCAAATCGCGCTGAAAATATTGACAGGAAAAAAGGTGCCCAAGCATATCTCTCTCCCTGTCAAATTAGTGACTCGCAAAAATGTTGACGAGGTACCTCCGGTCTTCTAA
- the gltX gene encoding glutamate--tRNA ligase yields the protein MTEVRVRFPPSPTGYLHIGSARTALLNWLWAKKNNGKLILRIEDTDIERSTQESIEGIIDGLQWLGLDWDEGPYFQTEFSEDHRKAADQLLASGHAYQCFCTKEELEEKREAAKAAKKEFGYDGTCRNLSPEQVAEKEAAGLTSVVRFKVPEQEGKLAYHDEVLGTIERSYDDIEDFVIVRSNGKPLYLLCNVVDDIRDRISHIIRGQDHMSNTTRQVLLYQALDTPLPVFAHMPLTLDLQKRKISKRSHGELVSVQFYREKGFIPWALCNFLALLGWNPGTDQEIFSREELIETFSLDRISKVNSVFNHRKGDPKFFTDPKLISINEQYLRSMDIAALAELVKQDFIQQDIWDPTYEGEKKEWFLNTLDLIRDRFHTVRDFATLGRAYFADDYAVEEKPLKKNVLKHPDLKTWMPLLAERFAGLDDFTKESSEATARELATELDIKPGILINGMRTILTGQLAGPGMFDILIALGKERVVKRLRDISSLYEE from the coding sequence ATGACAGAAGTTCGTGTCCGTTTTCCACCAAGCCCTACAGGATACCTCCATATCGGTAGTGCCCGTACAGCCCTGCTGAATTGGCTCTGGGCCAAGAAAAATAATGGCAAGCTCATCTTGCGGATCGAAGATACCGACATTGAGCGTTCCACCCAGGAATCCATTGAAGGAATCATCGACGGTCTGCAATGGCTGGGTCTTGACTGGGACGAGGGCCCCTATTTTCAGACCGAGTTTTCCGAGGATCACCGAAAGGCGGCTGATCAGCTACTGGCGTCTGGCCATGCCTATCAATGTTTCTGCACCAAGGAAGAGCTGGAAGAAAAACGGGAAGCTGCCAAGGCAGCTAAAAAGGAGTTCGGCTATGACGGCACCTGTCGTAACTTGAGCCCGGAGCAGGTCGCAGAAAAAGAAGCTGCTGGCCTCACCTCGGTAGTTCGCTTCAAAGTACCTGAGCAGGAAGGCAAGCTGGCGTATCACGATGAGGTATTAGGAACCATTGAGCGTTCGTATGATGATATTGAAGATTTTGTCATTGTCCGCTCCAACGGCAAGCCCCTTTACCTGCTTTGTAATGTGGTGGATGATATCCGCGACCGCATTAGCCATATCATTCGCGGTCAGGATCATATGAGCAACACCACCCGCCAGGTTCTGCTTTATCAGGCCCTAGATACTCCTCTGCCTGTGTTCGCCCATATGCCGCTGACCCTGGATCTGCAAAAACGCAAGATCTCCAAGCGCAGTCACGGCGAGCTGGTTTCGGTCCAGTTTTACCGCGAAAAAGGTTTTATTCCTTGGGCCTTATGCAACTTCCTGGCCCTGCTCGGCTGGAATCCGGGCACAGACCAGGAAATTTTCAGCCGGGAAGAGCTGATTGAGACCTTCAGTCTGGATCGCATCAGCAAGGTGAATTCGGTGTTTAATCACCGGAAGGGTGATCCTAAGTTTTTTACTGATCCCAAGCTGATCTCTATTAATGAGCAGTACCTGCGCTCAATGGATATTGCTGCCTTAGCAGAGCTGGTGAAGCAGGATTTCATCCAACAGGATATCTGGGATCCTACCTATGAAGGGGAGAAAAAAGAATGGTTCCTGAACACCTTGGATCTGATCAGGGATCGTTTTCATACAGTGCGCGACTTTGCCACCCTAGGTCGGGCCTATTTTGCTGATGATTATGCAGTGGAAGAAAAGCCGCTGAAAAAAAATGTCCTCAAGCATCCGGACCTCAAAACCTGGATGCCCCTACTGGCGGAACGCTTTGCCGGTCTGGATGACTTTACCAAGGAAAGCAGCGAGGCTACGGCCCGTGAACTGGCGACAGAGCTGGACATTAAACCGGGCATCCTGATTAACGGGATGCGTACCATACTCACCGGCCAATTAGCCGGGCCGGGGATGTTTGATATCCTTATCGCCCTGGGCAAAGAGCGGGTAGTCAAACGATTGCGCGACATTTCTTCTCTCTACGAGGAGTAG
- a CDS encoding DUF262 domain-containing HNH endonuclease family protein, translating into MNFNTANNTFRQLMGNGLLYRVPAFQRDYSWSADEWDDLWQDLLALHTTDEEPSHYMGYLVLQSSDSKRFDIIDGQQRITTISIILLAAISLLHDLAKTEAINDKRAEQLRNSYIGYLDPVTLTAKSKLTLNRHNDRFYQDYLVPLEQLPQRGLNASEHLLRKAFLWFKARLKADLEASGEAIAGFVDQTVDRLFFTVITVTDELNAFKVFETLNARGVRLSATDLLKNYLFSVISKEGTHSSELKTLEERWESIIGLLGSDNFPEFLRVFWNSGHKLVRKAHLFKTIRQAVPDRGQAFALIRDLDRHARIYAALRNPLDTSWERDERNWLQQLQMFNVRQPLSLLLAAFDRFGDADRSNFKQTLRAVTMLSFRYNVICGLPGNELERVYNAIAIRLTEGTLTSARTVITELQPIYPQDKVFKPAFADKSLRTSNSRNRKVVRYILFELERCCSKTSYALDDATYTIEHILPEHPEQGWDAFDDRQHENGVYQLGNMTLLTAAANRELGNVPFQEKKAVYAASEFTITQGISRRYEKWTPESIASRQNWMAGKAATIWKISL; encoded by the coding sequence ATGAACTTCAACACCGCCAACAACACCTTCCGCCAACTCATGGGCAATGGTCTGCTCTACCGGGTGCCAGCCTTTCAGCGGGATTACTCCTGGTCCGCCGACGAATGGGACGACCTCTGGCAGGATCTCCTCGCCTTGCACACGACCGATGAGGAACCCAGCCATTATATGGGCTATCTGGTCCTGCAATCCTCGGACAGCAAACGCTTTGACATCATTGACGGCCAGCAACGCATCACCACCATCAGTATCATCCTGCTGGCAGCCATCTCTCTGCTCCATGATCTTGCCAAGACAGAAGCCATCAACGATAAACGGGCAGAGCAGCTACGAAATTCTTATATCGGCTACCTGGATCCGGTCACCCTGACAGCAAAATCCAAGCTGACCCTGAACCGGCATAACGACCGCTTCTATCAGGATTATCTTGTTCCACTTGAACAACTCCCCCAACGGGGCCTGAATGCCTCGGAACATCTCCTGCGCAAGGCCTTTCTTTGGTTCAAGGCACGGCTGAAGGCGGATCTTGAAGCAAGCGGCGAAGCCATTGCAGGCTTTGTCGATCAGACAGTAGACCGCCTTTTCTTTACGGTCATCACGGTGACCGACGAACTCAATGCCTTTAAGGTCTTTGAGACCCTCAACGCCCGAGGGGTACGCCTATCTGCCACAGATCTTTTAAAAAATTATCTCTTTTCCGTGATCAGCAAGGAGGGTACACATTCCTCAGAGTTGAAGACCTTAGAAGAACGCTGGGAGAGCATTATCGGTCTGCTCGGCAGTGACAATTTTCCTGAATTCCTAAGGGTCTTCTGGAACAGCGGTCATAAGCTGGTCCGTAAGGCTCATTTGTTTAAAACCATCCGCCAAGCCGTGCCTGATCGTGGACAGGCATTCGCCCTGATTCGTGATCTGGACCGACATGCCCGGATCTACGCAGCCCTGAGAAATCCTCTGGATACCTCCTGGGAACGGGATGAACGAAACTGGCTGCAACAACTCCAGATGTTCAATGTCCGCCAGCCGCTGTCCCTGCTTTTGGCTGCCTTTGACCGTTTCGGTGATGCGGATCGCAGCAACTTCAAACAGACCCTCCGGGCTGTGACCATGCTCTCCTTCCGCTATAACGTTATCTGCGGCCTGCCGGGTAATGAGCTGGAACGGGTCTATAATGCCATTGCCATCCGGCTCACCGAGGGAACGCTCACCTCTGCCCGAACGGTTATCACAGAGCTTCAGCCCATCTATCCCCAAGATAAAGTTTTCAAACCCGCCTTTGCTGATAAATCTTTACGCACAAGCAACAGCCGAAACCGGAAGGTTGTCCGTTATATCCTGTTCGAGCTGGAACGCTGCTGTTCCAAGACAAGCTATGCCTTGGACGACGCTACCTATACCATTGAACACATCCTGCCGGAGCATCCTGAACAGGGCTGGGATGCCTTTGATGACCGCCAACACGAGAACGGCGTCTATCAGCTGGGCAATATGACGCTTCTGACCGCAGCAGCTAACCGAGAATTGGGCAATGTACCCTTTCAGGAAAAAAAAGCTGTATATGCGGCAAGTGAATTCACCATAACTCAGGGGATCAGCAGACGTTATGAAAAATGGACACCTGAGAGCATTGCCTCCCGGCAAAACTGGATGGCAGGCAAGGCCGCTACCATCTGGAAAATTTCTCTTTGA
- a CDS encoding DUF262 domain-containing protein encodes MNFNTANNTFRQLMGDGLLYQVPAFQRDHSWSADERDDLWQDLLALHKKKSSCKRRIPRCNGRNSSRSGGNHPEAGERGSGAGRTHPGAGKNHSVAGENGSVALQRRFFRLHRLIFPGNRPSTQSRRTPCLPRTILSKLARSVT; translated from the coding sequence ATGAACTTCAACACCGCTAACAACACCTTCCGCCAACTCATGGGCGATGGTCTGCTCTACCAGGTACCAGCCTTTCAGCGGGATCACTCCTGGTCCGCCGACGAACGGGACGACCTCTGGCAGGATCTCCTCGCCCTGCACAAGAAAAAATCGTCCTGCAAGAGGAGAATCCCTCGCTGTAACGGGAGAAACTCTTCCCGAAGCGGCGGAAATCATCCTGAAGCAGGAGAAAGAGGCTCCGGAGCAGGCAGAACTCATCCTGGAGCAGGAAAAAATCATTCTGTAGCGGGAGAAAACGGTTCTGTAGCACTGCAACGCCGTTTTTTCCGCCTACACCGGCTTATCTTCCCAGGAAATCGTCCTTCAACCCAATCCAGGAGAACGCCATGCCTGCCCCGTACCATTCTATCGAAGCTCGCCAGAAGCGTTACCTGA
- a CDS encoding thrombospondin type 3 repeat-containing protein, whose translation MNGGKLIVKGDYRIQNKTADGAYTYSAGKLNMANEADHILVEGDFVMDSMYQHDGGTTEALLYAGTLEVKGNFTQQSTTGGDYYSFENFEARGTHKVLLSGTGPQAISFEDLRPSYSHFNILEIKNPDPTQISFSPSEPTTSNIIYAPGLLPLRDLDIGKIGITLPRDIKVVLSEGKTFGLYGQTLNLNGHTLTVEGDFLHSGGTLNVNGGKLIVKGDYRIQNKTADGAYTYSAGKLNMANEADYILVEGDFVMDSSYEHDGGTTNALLYAGTLVVQKNFTQKSTDTKGSYPYENFEARGTHKVLLSGAGPQTISFEDASPSYSHFNELLLTTNTLKTFTTKVAVTKLFNHQRKPFILTNEAQSYFVDYDSDGVKDHQDSYPLDPNQSDFDQDNDGVPDNLDAFPYDPTESVDTDGDGIGNNADTDDDNDGVIDSKDPFPLDPNEWADTDNDGQGDNADTDDDNDGVSDNNDDDPMNPYLCEDIDADTCNDCSIGNDGFGPLTDYDPDNDGLDTDSNGICDLGDYDDDGDGVLDEEDNCPLIVNPDQEDENGYQDDDDIGDACEELPKKSMMCFPVKAQNGNVAIICL comes from the coding sequence GTGAACGGCGGCAAACTCATCGTTAAAGGAGACTATCGAATACAAAACAAAACTGCCGACGGAGCCTACACATACAGTGCAGGTAAACTCAACATGGCGAACGAAGCCGATCATATTCTTGTCGAAGGCGATTTCGTTATGGACAGTATGTACCAGCACGACGGAGGTACAACCGAAGCCCTTCTGTATGCAGGAACTCTAGAAGTCAAGGGAAACTTCACCCAACAATCAACGACGGGTGGAGATTATTACTCCTTTGAAAATTTCGAGGCCAGAGGAACGCATAAAGTCCTTCTTTCCGGCACTGGACCGCAGGCGATCTCGTTTGAGGATCTCAGACCAAGTTATTCACATTTTAATATACTGGAAATCAAAAATCCCGATCCCACACAGATTTCCTTCAGTCCCTCTGAGCCGACAACATCAAATATTATCTACGCCCCCGGATTGCTCCCCTTACGCGACCTTGATATCGGAAAAATAGGCATCACTCTTCCGAGGGATATAAAAGTGGTGCTGTCTGAAGGAAAGACGTTCGGTCTTTATGGGCAGACACTCAATCTCAACGGCCACACCTTGACCGTCGAAGGTGATTTCCTCCACTCCGGCGGGACACTGAACGTGAACGGCGGCAAACTCATCGTTAAAGGAGACTATCGAATACAAAACAAAACTGCCGACGGAGCCTACACATACAGTGCAGGTAAACTCAACATGGCGAACGAAGCCGATTACATACTTGTCGAAGGCGATTTCGTTATGGACAGTAGCTACGAACACGACGGAGGCACAACCAATGCCCTGCTGTACGCAGGAACGCTGGTAGTCCAAAAAAACTTTACACAAAAATCAACTGATACGAAAGGTTCCTATCCATATGAGAACTTCGAAGCCAGAGGGACACACAAAGTCCTTCTTTCCGGTGCAGGCCCCCAGACGATCTCATTTGAGGATGCCTCCCCCAGTTACTCCCACTTCAACGAACTCCTTCTAACCACCAACACCCTAAAAACCTTCACCACAAAGGTAGCCGTAACCAAACTCTTCAATCACCAACGCAAACCCTTTATCCTCACCAACGAAGCCCAATCCTATTTCGTCGACTACGACAGCGACGGCGTAAAAGACCATCAGGATTCCTATCCCCTGGACCCGAACCAATCCGATTTCGACCAGGATAACGACGGAGTACCGGATAATCTGGACGCTTTCCCATATGACCCCACCGAGTCTGTAGACACCGACGGAGATGGCATAGGAAACAATGCGGACACCGACGATGATAACGACGGAGTGATAGACAGCAAAGACCCCTTCCCGCTTGATCCCAACGAATGGGCAGACACAGATAACGACGGTCAAGGAGATAACGCGGATACTGACGACGATAATGACGGTGTGTCAGACAACAACGATGACGATCCGATGAATCCATACCTCTGTGAAGACATAGACGCCGACACCTGTAACGATTGCAGTATAGGCAACGACGGCTTCGGACCGCTTACAGACTACGACCCGGATAATGACGGACTGGATACAGACAGTAACGGGATATGCGACCTCGGAGATTACGATGATGACGGAGATGGCGTTCTTGACGAAGAAGATAACTGTCCCTTGATCGTCAATCCGGATCAGGAGGATGAAAACGGTTATCAAGACGACGATGATATCGGCGATGCCTGCGAAGAGCTGCCAAAGAAAAGCATGATGTGTTTTCCCGTCAAAGCGCAGAACGGAAATGTTGCTATTATCTGCCTGTAA